A window of the Cicer arietinum cultivar CDC Frontier isolate Library 1 chromosome 6, Cicar.CDCFrontier_v2.0, whole genome shotgun sequence genome harbors these coding sequences:
- the LOC101493007 gene encoding thaumatin-like protein 1, which translates to MDLLTSTYITLTALLFLTPKGVTGSTFTFVNRCDYTVWPGILANAGTPTLGSTGFELPQETSRTFQAPAGWSGRFWARTGCNFDRSGSGSCLTGDCGSGMIECNGAGAAPPATLAEFTLGTIGQDFYDVSLVDGYNLPMIVEGTGGSGSCASTGCTSDLNQQCPAELRASDGSACKSACEAFGSPEYCCSGAYGSPDTCRPSIYSEMFKAACPRSYSYAYDDATSTFTCTAADYTVTFCPSSPSKKSSQYPSPMTSTTLPGTGTGLGTPQIGTGSEGGVVYTGTDTPIGYSVPVSGGETMLADGSYLAGLAMGDSSTTSFSAFVYSFAFLLIILLF; encoded by the exons ATGGATCTGTTAACATCCACTTATATCACTCTCACTGCCCTTCTTTTTCTCACTCCcaaag GTGTAACTGGTTCTACCTTCACATTTGTGAACAGATGCGATTACACAGTATGGCCAGGGATTCTAGCAAATGCCGGTACCCCAACACTCGGAAGCACCGGTTTTGAACTCCCCCAAGAAACTTCCCGTACTTTTCAAGCTCCCGCCGGTTGGTCCGGCCGGTTCTGGGCCCGAACCGGTTGCAACTTCGACAGATCCGGTTCCGGTTCATGTCTCACCGGAGACTGCGGTTCCGGCATGATTGAATGCAACGGTGCCGGAGCTGCTCCTCCGGCTACCCTCGCAGAGTTCACTCTTGGAACTATTGGACAAGACTTCTACGACGTGAGTCTCGTCGACGGTTACAATCTTCCAATGATTGTGGAAGGTACGGGTGGGTCGGGTTCGTGTGCGTCGACTGGGTGTACGTCGGATCTGAACCAACAATGTCCGGCGGAGTTGAGAGCTTCTGATGGAAGCGCGTGTAAGAGCGCGTGTGAGGCTTTTGGAAGTCCTGAGTATTGTTGTAGTGGCGCGTATGGTTCACCGGATACTTGTAGGCCTTCTATTTACTCGGAGATGTTTAAGGCAGCTTGCCCTAGATCGTATAGCTACGCATACGATGATGCTACGAGTACTTTTACTTGTACTGCTGCGGATTATACCGTTACCTTTTGTCCATCTTCTCCAAG TAAAAAATCATCACAATATCCAAGCCCAATGACATCAACAACATTACCAGGGACAGGGACAGGATTAGGGACTCCTCAGATTGGAACAGGGTCCGAAGGGGGAGTGGTATACACAGGCACAGACACTCCAATTGGGTATTCAGTTCCTGTTTCTGGAGGAGAGACCATGCTTGCGGATGGATCATATTTAGCTGGTTTGGCCATGGGAGACTCATCTACAACATCTTTCTCTGCGTTTGTTTACTCCTTTGCTTTTTTGCTTATTATCTTATTGTTTTAG
- the LOC101493661 gene encoding protein NUCLEAR FUSION DEFECTIVE 4-like, whose product MGIISDSTPSVSTATKWLGFVAALWIQAISGNNYTFSNYSDALKSLMHLTQTELNNLSVAKDVGKAFGLLAGLASDRLPTWAILLIGSFEGLIGYGVQWLVVGQIIQPLPYWQMCVFLCMGGNSTTWMNTAVLVTCIRNFRRNRGPVSGILKGYVGLSTAIFTNLCSALFSEDPAFFLLTLALIPFIVCLTGVFFLREVPVPKTTTAAEDSEEGKYFGICNAVAVVLAVYLLAYGFVPNPSTLVSRVFVAVLLVLLASPVGIPVYAYLKSSISGRVGVDIEDQRVKEPLLQNEEKESEAVTEEEVVVVKRQPVVGEEHTILEVMKSLDFWILFVSFLCGVGTGLAVMNNMGQIGLALGYTDVSLFVSLTSIWGFFGRIVSGSVSEHFIKKSGTPRPLWNAISQILMAVGYILLAMAMPGSLYIGSIIVGICYGVRLAVTVPTASELFGLKYYGLIYNILILNLPLGSFLFSGLLAGILYDMEATTTEGGGNTCVGGHCYRLVFVVMAGACVVGFFLDILLSIRTKNVYTKICMSKKSRKSSASSSS is encoded by the exons ATGGGCATCATCTCTGATTCCACCCCTTCTGTTTCCACCGCCACGAAATGGCTCGGCTTTGTCGCCGCCCTATGGATTCAAGCCATCTCCGGCAACAACTACACATTCTCAAACTACTCTGACGCTCTCAAATCCCTCATGCACCTCACCCAAACAGAACTCAACAATCTCTCCGTCGCTAAAGATGTTGGTAAAGCCTTTGGGCTTCTCGCCGGGCTTGCCTCCGACCGTTTACCCACTTGGGCTATTCTCCTCATTGGTTCCTTCGAAGGTCTCATCGGTTACGGCGTTCAATGGCTTGTTGTTGGTCAAATCATTCAACCTCTTCCTTACTGGCAG ATGTGTGTGTTTTTGTGCATGGGAGGGAATAGCACAACATGGATGAACACTGCAGTTTTAGTGACATGCATAAGAAACTTCCGGCGAAACAGAGGACCGGTTTCAGGGATTCTTAAAGGCTATGTGGGTTTAAGCACTGCGATTTTCACTAATCTTTGTTCTGCACTTTTCTCTGAAGACCCTGCTTTTTTCCTTCTCACGCTAGCTCTTATCCCTTTCATTGTTTGTCTCACCGGCGTTTTTTTCCTCCGTGAAGTTCCTGTCCCTAAAACTACCACCGCCGCTGAAGACAGCGAAGAGGGGAAGTACTTTGGTATCTGTAACGCCGTCGCTGTCGTTTTGGCGGTTTATTTATTAGCTTATGGTTTTGTTCCTAATCCTAGTACACTTGTGTCAAGGGTTTTTGTTGCCGTTTTGCTTGTTCTTTTGGCGTCGCCGGTGGGGATCCCGGTTTATGCTTATTTGAAAAGTAGTATTTCGGGTCGGGTCGGAGTTGATATTGAGGATCAACGGGTGAAAGAACCGTTGCTTCAGAATGAGGAGAAGGAAAGTGAAGCGGTGACGGAGGAGGAGGTGGTGGTGGTTAAGCGACAACCGGTGGTGGGGGAGGAACACACTATATTGGAGGTGATGAAAAGTTTGGATTTCTGGATTTTGTTTGTGTCGTTTCTATGTGGAGTTGGGACGGGTTTGGCGGTGATGAATAATATGGGTCAAATCGGGTTGGCACTCGGGTATACAGATGTATCCCTATTTGTCTCATTAACTAGCATATGGGGCTTTTTTGGAAGGATCGTATCTGGTTCTGTTTCCgaacatttcatcaa GAAATCTGGAACACCTAGACCTCTTTGGAATGCAATATCTCAAATTCTAATGGCTGTCGGCTACATACTATTAGCCATGGCTATGCCCGGTTCACTTTACATCGGTTCTATTATAGTCGGCATATGTTACGGAGTGCGCCTTGCTGTTACAGTCCCAACAGCCTCCGAGTTATTCGGCCTCAAATACTATGGTCTCATCTACAATATCCTCATCCTCAACCTTCCCCTTGGCTCTTTCCTCTTTTCCGGGCTACTTGCCGGCATACTCTATGATATGGAGGCAACAACAACAGAAGGAGGTGGTAACACGTGCGTTGGAGGTCACTGTTACAGACTAGTCTTTGTAGTCATGGCTGGTGCATGTGTTGTTGGATTCTTCTTAGACATTCTATTATCAATTAGAACCAAAAATGTTTACACCAAGATTTGCATGAGTAAGAAATCCAGGAAATCATCAGCGTCGTCAAGTAGCTAA